The following proteins are encoded in a genomic region of Streptococcus gwangjuense:
- the coaD gene encoding pantetheine-phosphate adenylyltransferase, whose amino-acid sequence MSDKIGLFTGSFDPMTNGHLDIIERASRLFDKLYVGIFFNPHKQGFLPIENRKRGLEKALGHLENVAVVSSYDELVVDVAKRLGATCLVRGLRNATDLQYEASFDYYNHQLSPDLETIYLHSRPEHLYISSSGVRELLKFGQDVACYVPESILEEIRNEKKD is encoded by the coding sequence ATGTCAGATAAGATTGGCTTATTCACAGGCTCGTTTGATCCGATGACAAATGGGCATCTGGATATCATTGAACGGGCGAGTAGACTTTTTGACAAGCTCTATGTCGGTATTTTTTTTAATCCCCACAAACAAGGATTTCTCCCTATCGAAAATCGTAAACGGGGTTTAGAAAAGGCTTTGGGACATTTGGAAAATGTTGCAGTCGTGTCTTCTTATGATGAATTGGTAGTTGATGTCGCAAAAAGACTGGGGGCTACCTGTCTAGTGCGGGGGTTGAGAAATGCAACGGATTTGCAATATGAAGCCAGTTTTGATTACTACAACCATCAACTGTCTCCTGATTTAGAGACCATATATTTGCATAGCCGACCGGAACATCTCTATATCAGTTCATCCGGTGTTCGAGAGCTGCTGAAGTTTGGTCAGGATGTTGCCTGCTATGTTCCTGAGAGTATTTTGGAGGAAATAAGAAATGAAAAAAAAGATTAG
- the rsmD gene encoding 16S rRNA (guanine(966)-N(2))-methyltransferase RsmD, which translates to MKIVSGIYGGRPLKTLEGKTTRPTSDKVRGAIFNMIGPYFEGGRVLDLYAGSGGLSIESVSRGMSSAVLVERDRKAQAIVAENIQMTKEVEKFQLLKMDAERALEQVSGEFDLIFLDPPYAKEQIVADIEKMAERDLFSEDVMVVCETDKAVELPEEIACLGIWKEKIYGISKVTVYVR; encoded by the coding sequence ATGAAAATCGTATCAGGAATCTATGGGGGACGTCCCCTCAAGACACTAGAAGGCAAGACGACAAGACCTACTTCGGATAAGGTTAGGGGCGCCATTTTTAACATGATTGGTCCCTACTTTGAAGGGGGACGAGTCTTGGACCTTTATGCAGGTAGTGGTGGTTTATCTATCGAGTCAGTCTCACGTGGCATGTCCAGTGCTGTTTTGGTGGAGCGTGACCGTAAGGCTCAGGCTATCGTGGCTGAAAATATTCAGATGACCAAGGAAGTTGAAAAATTTCAACTCCTCAAGATGGATGCAGAAAGGGCATTGGAACAGGTATCTGGGGAATTTGACCTCATTTTCTTAGACCCTCCTTATGCCAAGGAACAAATCGTAGCAGATATTGAAAAAATGGCTGAGAGAGACCTTTTTTCTGAAGATGTCATGGTCGTGTGTGAGACGGATAAAGCCGTTGAACTTCCAGAAGAAATTGCCTGCCTGGGTATCTGGAAGGAAAAGATTTATGGAATTAGTAAGGTGACAGTCTATGTCAGATAA
- the asnA gene encoding aspartate--ammonia ligase, whose protein sequence is MKKSFIHQQEEISFVKNTFTQYLKDKLEVVEVQGPILSRVGDGMQDNLSGVENAVSVKVLQIPDATYEVVHSLAKWKRHTLARFGFGEGEGLFVHMKALRPDEDSLDATHSVYVDQWDWEKVIPNGKRNIAYLKETVEKIYKAIRLTELAVEARYDIESVLPKQITFIHTEELVERYPDLTPKERENAICKEFGAVFLIGIGGELPDGKPHDGRAPDYDDWTSESENGYKGLNGDILVWNESLGGAFELSSMGIRVDEETLRRQVAITGDEDRLELEWHKALLNGLFPLTIGGGIGQSRMAMFLLRKKHIGEVQTSVWPQEVRDTYENIL, encoded by the coding sequence ATGAAGAAAAGTTTTATCCATCAACAAGAAGAAATTTCCTTTGTCAAAAACACTTTTACCCAGTACTTGAAAGATAAACTAGAAGTTGTCGAAGTTCAAGGTCCTATCTTGAGTAGGGTTGGTGACGGGATGCAGGATAATTTATCAGGTGTGGAGAATGCCGTATCGGTCAAAGTTCTCCAAATCCCTGATGCTACTTATGAAGTGGTGCACTCCCTTGCTAAATGGAAACGCCATACCTTGGCTCGTTTTGGTTTCGGTGAAGGTGAAGGTCTTTTTGTCCACATGAAGGCCCTTCGTCCAGACGAAGATTCGTTGGATGCGACCCACTCTGTTTATGTTGACCAGTGGGACTGGGAGAAGGTTATCCCAAATGGTAAACGCAATATCGCTTATCTAAAAGAAACAGTTGAGAAGATTTACAAGGCTATTCGCCTGACTGAGCTAGCAGTAGAAGCCCGCTATGATATCGAGTCTGTCTTGCCAAAACAAATCACTTTCATCCATACGGAAGAGTTGGTAGAACGCTACCCAGACTTGACACCGAAAGAACGTGAAAATGCTATCTGTAAAGAATTTGGTGCCGTCTTTTTGATTGGTATCGGTGGCGAGTTGCCAGATGGTAAACCGCATGATGGACGTGCACCAGACTACGATGACTGGACAAGTGAGTCTGAGAATGGCTACAAGGGTCTGAATGGCGATATTCTTGTCTGGAATGAGTCTTTAGGTGGAGCCTTTGAATTGTCTTCTATGGGAATCCGTGTAGATGAAGAAACGCTTCGCCGTCAGGTTGCCATCACAGGTGATGAAGACCGCTTGGAATTGGAATGGCACAAGGCTTTGTTGAACGGCCTATTCCCATTGACAATCGGTGGAGGAATTGGACAATCTCGAATGGCTATGTTCCTACTTCGCAAGAAACACATCGGAGAGGTGCAAACAAGTGTTTGGCCTCAGGAAGTCCGCGATACTTACGAAAATATTTTGTAG
- a CDS encoding Bax inhibitor-1/YccA family protein, giving the protein MNHTIIHDRAGLNQFYAKVYAFVGLGIGLSALVSGLMLTVFQSQLVYFLMQGRLWLTIATFAELALVFVASSMASRNSPAALPVFLLYSVLNGFTLSFVVAFYTPGTVLSAFVSSALLFFVMAAVGMFTKKDLSGLGRAMMAALIGLLIAMVVNIFLASGFFDYMISVAMVLVFSGLIAWDNQRIRYAYEQSQGRVATGWVVSMALSIYLDFINLFLSILRIFGRND; this is encoded by the coding sequence ATGAATCACACTATTATTCATGACCGCGCAGGTCTCAATCAATTTTACGCTAAGGTTTATGCCTTTGTTGGTCTGGGGATTGGATTATCCGCTTTAGTATCAGGTCTTATGTTGACGGTCTTTCAATCTCAGTTGGTTTACTTTTTGATGCAGGGACGTCTCTGGTTGACCATTGCTACTTTTGCGGAGTTGGCCTTGGTTTTCGTTGCCAGTAGTATGGCTTCAAGAAATAGTCCAGCAGCTCTTCCAGTATTTTTACTTTACTCAGTATTAAACGGCTTTACCCTCAGTTTTGTGGTGGCCTTCTATACTCCAGGTACAGTTTTATCTGCCTTTGTATCGAGCGCCCTTCTCTTCTTTGTCATGGCGGCAGTTGGTATGTTCACTAAAAAAGATTTGAGTGGACTTGGTCGTGCTATGATGGCTGCCCTTATCGGTTTGCTGATTGCTATGGTAGTCAATATTTTCTTGGCTAGTGGTTTCTTTGATTATATGATTAGCGTAGCCATGGTCTTGGTCTTCTCTGGGCTGATTGCTTGGGACAACCAAAGGATTCGCTATGCCTATGAGCAATCACAAGGTCGTGTAGCGACAGGTTGGGTTGTGTCAATGGCTCTCAGTATCTATCTTGATTTTATCAATCTTTTCCTAAGTATTCTACGTATCTTTGGTCGCAATGACTAG
- a CDS encoding TrmH family RNA methyltransferase, translating into MTIITSKANSVVKNAKKLHKKKYRKSAYLIEGWHLFEEAVQAGVTIEKIFALENYRDQLASFPQTVWVSEDILLDLADSQTPQGIVAVVQKEEVGQVDFSQGKFLFLEDVQDPGNVGTIIRTADAAGFTGVIVSDKSADIYSLKTLRSMQGSHFHLPIYRMASQALLEEAKEAGIPVLATTLSKDSVDYRELSPIENFVLVMGNEGQGISPLMAESADQLVHISMKGQAESLNVAVAAGILIFHLS; encoded by the coding sequence ATGACTATTATAACCTCAAAAGCCAATTCTGTGGTAAAAAATGCCAAGAAATTACACAAAAAAAAATACCGCAAGTCTGCCTATTTGATTGAAGGTTGGCACTTGTTTGAAGAAGCTGTTCAAGCTGGAGTGACGATTGAGAAAATCTTTGCCCTAGAAAATTACCGAGATCAGTTAGCCTCGTTTCCGCAAACTGTCTGGGTTTCAGAGGATATTTTGCTAGATTTGGCGGATTCTCAGACTCCACAGGGAATTGTTGCGGTGGTTCAAAAAGAAGAAGTAGGACAAGTTGATTTTAGTCAGGGCAAGTTCTTGTTTTTGGAAGATGTGCAAGATCCTGGTAATGTGGGAACGATCATTCGGACTGCGGATGCAGCAGGTTTTACTGGCGTGATTGTTTCAGATAAATCGGCAGATATCTATAGTCTCAAGACATTGCGTTCCATGCAAGGCAGTCATTTCCATCTGCCCATTTATCGTATGGCTAGTCAAGCACTGCTTGAGGAAGCTAAAGAGGCAGGTATCCCAGTGTTGGCAACAACCCTATCTAAAGATTCTGTTGATTACAGAGAACTGTCCCCTATAGAAAATTTTGTACTAGTCATGGGAAATGAGGGTCAAGGAATTAGTCCCCTCATGGCTGAAAGTGCAGATCAATTGGTCCATATTAGTATGAAGGGGCAGGCGGAGAGTTTGAATGTTGCCGTTGCAGCTGGTATTTTAATTTTCCATTTAAGCTAA
- a CDS encoding acylphosphatase produces the protein MQKVRMIAQGRVQGVGFRWGVYSLALEIGGITGRVWNNDDGTVEILAQADSSTIMAKFIQEIRKGPTPFSKVSYLDVKLSNFPPYPDFKIAN, from the coding sequence ATGCAAAAGGTTAGAATGATCGCCCAAGGTAGGGTGCAGGGAGTCGGCTTTCGTTGGGGTGTTTACAGCTTGGCACTTGAAATTGGTGGCATCACAGGTCGAGTCTGGAATAATGACGACGGCACAGTGGAAATTTTAGCCCAAGCAGACTCATCTACTATCATGGCAAAATTTATCCAAGAAATCCGAAAAGGACCCACACCTTTTTCAAAAGTCAGCTACTTAGATGTCAAACTAAGTAACTTTCCTCCTTACCCTGACTTTAAAATCGCAAATTAG
- the yidC gene encoding membrane protein insertase YidC has translation MKSIKRFALSAMGVAMLLVLTGCVRVDKATGKPIGFIWNTIGAPMAEAIKYFATDQGLGFGVAIIIVTIIVRLIILPLGIYQSWKATLHSEKMNALKHVLEPHQTRLKEATTQEEKLEAQQALFAAQKEHGISMFGGVGCFPILLQMPFFSAIYFAAQHTEGVAQASYLGIPLGSPSMILVACAGVLYYLQSLLSLHGVEDETQREQIKKMAYVSPITIVVFSLISPASVTLYWVVGGFMMILQQFIVNYIVRPKLRKKVREELAKNPPKASTFSTPSGRKDVTPGQPTAITSKKKHKNRNAGKQRSR, from the coding sequence GTGAAATCTATTAAACGTTTTGCACTCTCAGCTATGGGAGTGGCTATGTTGCTAGTCTTGACTGGCTGTGTTAGAGTCGATAAAGCCACAGGAAAGCCAATAGGATTTATTTGGAATACGATTGGAGCGCCTATGGCTGAAGCTATCAAGTACTTCGCTACTGATCAAGGTCTAGGCTTTGGTGTCGCTATCATCATCGTAACCATTATCGTGCGCTTGATTATCTTGCCACTTGGTATCTACCAATCATGGAAGGCAACGCTTCACTCTGAAAAGATGAACGCCCTCAAGCACGTCCTTGAGCCACACCAAACACGTCTCAAGGAAGCGACTACTCAAGAAGAAAAACTCGAAGCCCAACAAGCTCTCTTTGCCGCTCAAAAAGAACACGGCATCAGCATGTTTGGTGGTGTAGGATGTTTCCCTATCCTCCTTCAAATGCCTTTCTTCTCAGCTATCTACTTTGCTGCCCAACATACTGAAGGGGTTGCTCAAGCAAGCTACCTAGGCATTCCTCTAGGTTCTCCAAGTATGATTTTGGTTGCCTGCGCAGGTGTCCTTTACTATCTTCAATCGCTCCTTTCACTTCACGGAGTAGAAGACGAAACGCAAAGAGAACAAATCAAGAAAATGGCTTACGTGAGCCCAATCACGATTGTTGTCTTCTCCCTCATTTCACCAGCCAGTGTCACACTTTACTGGGTTGTCGGTGGTTTCATGATGATTCTCCAACAGTTTATCGTCAACTATATCGTTCGTCCAAAACTTCGCAAAAAAGTCCGTGAAGAACTGGCAAAGAACCCACCAAAAGCAAGTACTTTCTCTACACCAAGTGGACGAAAAGACGTTACCCCTGGACAACCAACTGCTATCACAAGCAAGAAAAAACATAAAAATCGCAACGCTGGAAAACAACGTTCGAGATAA
- the pflA gene encoding pyruvate formate-lyase-activating protein encodes MSEETIDYGQVTGMVHSTESFGSVDGPGIRFIVFLQGCHMRCQYCHNPDTWAMESNKSRERTVDDVLTEALRYRGFWGNKGGITVSGGEALLQIDFLIALFTKAKEQGIHCTLDTCALPFRNKPRYLEKFDKLMAVTDLVLLDIKEINEEQHKIVTSQTNKNILACAQYLSDIGKPVWIRHVLVPGLTDRDDDLIELGKFVKTLKNVDKFEILPYHTMGEFKWRELGIPYSLEGVKPPTADRVKNAKKLMDTESYQDYMKRVHG; translated from the coding sequence ATGTCTGAAGAAACAATTGATTATGGACAAGTGACAGGAATGGTGCATTCGACAGAAAGCTTTGGGTCAGTAGATGGGCCTGGTATTCGCTTTATTGTCTTTTTGCAGGGCTGTCACATGCGTTGCCAGTATTGCCACAACCCGGACACTTGGGCTATGGAGTCCAATAAATCACGTGAACGGACGGTAGATGATGTCTTGACAGAAGCCTTGCGCTACCGCGGTTTCTGGGGAAATAAGGGTGGGATTACAGTCAGTGGAGGAGAAGCACTCTTGCAGATTGATTTCCTGATTGCCCTCTTCACCAAGGCAAAGGAACAAGGAATCCACTGTACCTTGGATACCTGTGCCCTTCCATTCCGTAATAAACCACGTTACCTTGAGAAGTTTGACAAACTCATGGCTGTCACTGATTTGGTTCTCTTGGATATCAAGGAAATTAACGAAGAACAGCACAAGATTGTCACTAGCCAAACTAATAAAAATATCTTGGCCTGTGCCCAGTATCTATCAGATATCGGGAAACCTGTCTGGATTCGCCACGTGCTAGTTCCAGGTTTGACAGACAGAGATGATGACTTGATTGAACTTGGTAAGTTCGTCAAGACTCTCAAAAATGTGGATAAGTTTGAAATTCTACCATATCATACCATGGGTGAGTTCAAATGGCGTGAATTGGGAATTCCTTATTCGCTCGAAGGGGTTAAACCACCAACAGCAGACCGCGTCAAGAACGCTAAAAAACTCATGGATACCGAAAGTTATCAAGACTATATGAAACGTGTACATGGATAA
- a CDS encoding diaminopimelate decarboxylase — protein sequence MKTPFINREELEAIVAEFPTPFHLYDEKGIREKARAVNQAFSWNKGFKEYFAVKATPTPAILKILQEEGCGVDCSSYVELLMSHKLNFPGSEIMFSSNNTPDKEYAYARELGATINLDAFEDIEHLERAAGIPEIISCRYNPGGVFELGTDIMDNPGEAKFGMTKDQLFEAFAILKEKGAKTFGIHSFLASNTVTHLYYPELARQLFELAVEIKEKLGISLDFINLSGGIGVNYRPDQEPNDIALIGEGVRKVYEEVLTPAGLGQVKIFTELGRFMLAPHGALVTRVTHKKKTYRTYLGVDASAVNLMRPAMYGAYHHITNVTHPEGPAEVVDVVGSLCENNDKFAVNRELPHTEIGDLLVIHDTGAHGFSMGYQYNAKLRSAEILYTEEGKARQIRRAERPEDYFATLYGFDFEE from the coding sequence ATGAAAACACCATTTATCAATAGAGAAGAGTTAGAAGCGATTGTTGCCGAGTTCCCGACTCCCTTTCACTTGTATGATGAGAAGGGGATTCGTGAGAAGGCAAGAGCCGTCAACCAAGCATTTTCGTGGAACAAGGGCTTTAAGGAATATTTTGCAGTTAAGGCTACTCCAACCCCAGCTATCTTGAAAATTCTTCAAGAGGAAGGCTGTGGCGTGGATTGCTCTAGTTATGTAGAGCTTTTGATGAGTCATAAACTGAATTTTCCTGGTTCTGAGATTATGTTCTCTTCAAACAACACGCCAGATAAGGAATACGCCTATGCGCGTGAATTGGGTGCGACTATTAACTTGGATGCCTTTGAAGATATTGAACATCTGGAGCGTGCAGCAGGCATTCCAGAAATTATTTCTTGTCGTTACAATCCTGGAGGCGTTTTTGAACTGGGGACAGACATTATGGACAATCCTGGAGAAGCCAAGTTTGGTATGACCAAGGACCAGCTCTTTGAAGCTTTTGCCATCTTGAAGGAAAAAGGAGCCAAGACTTTTGGAATTCACTCCTTCCTAGCGTCTAATACTGTTACCCATCTCTATTATCCAGAGTTGGCTCGTCAGCTTTTTGAATTGGCTGTTGAAATCAAGGAAAAGTTGGGCATTTCGCTAGACTTTATCAATCTTTCTGGCGGTATTGGTGTCAACTATCGTCCAGACCAGGAGCCAAATGATATCGCCTTGATTGGTGAGGGAGTTCGTAAGGTGTATGAAGAGGTTCTTACGCCAGCAGGTCTTGGTCAGGTTAAGATTTTCACCGAATTGGGTCGTTTTATGTTGGCACCTCACGGTGCTTTGGTCACAAGAGTCACTCATAAGAAGAAAACTTACCGTACCTATCTAGGTGTGGATGCATCAGCAGTCAACCTTATGCGTCCAGCCATGTATGGAGCCTATCACCATATTACTAACGTGACCCATCCAGAAGGACCAGCTGAAGTAGTAGATGTGGTTGGTTCACTCTGTGAAAACAATGATAAATTTGCAGTGAATCGCGAACTGCCTCATACAGAAATCGGTGATTTGCTGGTAATTCATGATACAGGTGCCCACGGTTTTTCAATGGGCTACCAGTATAATGCCAAACTTCGTTCTGCGGAAATCCTTTATACTGAAGAAGGTAAAGCCCGCCAAATCCGCCGTGCAGAGCGCCCTGAGGACTATTTTGCAACCTTGTATGGTTTTGATTTTGAAGAGTAA
- the purR gene encoding pur operon repressor: MKLRRSDRMVVISNYLINNPYKLTSLNTFAEKYESAKSSISEDIVIIKRAFEEIEIGHIQTVTGAGGGVIFTPSISSHDAKEMVEDLRDKLSESDRILPGGYIYLSDLLSTPAILKNIGRIIAKSFMDQKIDAVMTVATKGVPLANAVANVLNVPFVIVRRDLKITEGSTVSVNYVSGSSGDRIEKMFLSKRSLKAGSRVLIVDDFLKGGGTVNGMISLLREFDSELAGVAVFADNAQEEREKQFDYKSLLKVTNIDVKNQAIDVEVGNIFDEDK, translated from the coding sequence ATGAAATTAAGAAGAAGTGATCGGATGGTTGTCATTTCCAACTATTTGATTAATAATCCTTATAAACTAACTAGTCTTAATACTTTTGCTGAAAAGTATGAATCTGCTAAATCATCTATCTCAGAAGATATCGTCATTATCAAACGTGCCTTTGAGGAAATCGAAATTGGTCATATCCAGACAGTAACTGGTGCTGGTGGAGGTGTCATCTTCACACCATCAATCTCAAGCCATGATGCCAAGGAAATGGTTGAGGACTTGCGTGACAAGTTGTCAGAAAGTGACCGTATCTTGCCAGGTGGTTACATCTACCTGTCTGATTTGCTTAGCACACCAGCCATCTTGAAAAATATTGGTCGTATTATTGCCAAGAGCTTTATGGACCAAAAAATTGATGCGGTTATGACCGTAGCGACCAAGGGTGTTCCACTTGCAAATGCAGTTGCCAATGTCCTCAATGTTCCTTTTGTCATTGTGCGCCGTGACCTGAAAATTACCGAAGGTTCAACTGTCAGCGTCAACTATGTTTCAGGTTCAAGTGGTGACCGTATTGAGAAAATGTTCCTTTCAAAACGTAGTCTCAAGGCAGGCAGCCGTGTCTTGATTGTGGATGACTTCTTGAAAGGCGGCGGAACTGTCAATGGGATGATTAGTCTTTTGCGCGAGTTCGACTCAGAACTGGCAGGTGTAGCGGTCTTTGCGGACAATGCTCAAGAAGAACGTGAAAAGCAGTTTGACTACAAGTCACTCTTGAAGGTAACCAATATTGATGTCAAGAACCAAGCCATCGATGTTGAGGTTGGTAATATCTTTGACGAAGATAAATAA
- a CDS encoding 3'-5' exoribonuclease YhaM family protein, whose protein sequence is MKISHMKKDELFEGFYLIKSADLRQTRAGKNYLAFTFQDDSGEIEGKLWDAQPHNVEAFTAGKVVHMKGRREVYNNTPQVNQITLRLPQPGEPNDPADFKVKSPVDVKEIRDYMSQMIFKIENPVWQRIVRNLYTKYDKEFYSYPAAKTNHHAFETGLAFHTATMVRLADAISEVYPQLNKSLLYAGIMLHDLAKVIELTGPDQTEYTVRGNLLGHIALIDSEITKTVMELGIDDTKEEVVLLRHVILSHHGLLEYGSPVRPRIMEAEIIHMIDNLDASMMMMSTALALVDKGEMTNKIFAMDNRSFYKPDLD, encoded by the coding sequence ATGAAGATTAGTCACATGAAAAAAGATGAGCTATTTGAAGGCTTTTACCTAATCAAGTCAGCTGACCTGAGGCAAACTCGAGCTGGGAAAAATTACCTAGCTTTTACCTTTCAAGATGATAGTGGCGAGATTGAAGGGAAACTCTGGGATGCCCAACCTCATAACGTTGAGGCCTTTACCGCAGGTAAGGTTGTCCACATGAAAGGACGCCGAGAAGTTTATAACAATACCCCTCAAGTCAATCAAATTACCCTCCGCCTGCCTCAGCCTGGTGAACCCAATGATCCAGCTGATTTCAAGGTCAAGTCGCCAGTTGATGTCAAGGAAATCCGTGACTATATGTCGCAAATGATTTTTAAAATAGAAAATCCTGTCTGGCAACGGATTGTCCGAAATCTCTACACCAAGTATGATAAGGAATTTTACTCCTATCCAGCAGCCAAGACCAACCACCATGCCTTTGAAACGGGTTTGGCTTTCCACACTGCAACCATGGTGCGTTTGGCAGATGCTATTAGCGAAGTTTATCCTCAGCTCAATAAGAGCCTGCTCTATGCGGGGATTATGCTGCATGACTTGGCTAAGGTCATTGAGTTGACGGGACCAGACCAGACCGAGTATACAGTGCGAGGCAATCTCCTTGGGCATATTGCTTTGATTGATAGCGAAATTACTAAAACAGTTATGGAACTCGGTATCGATGATACCAAGGAAGAAGTCGTTCTGCTTCGTCACGTCATCCTTAGTCACCACGGCTTGCTTGAGTATGGAAGTCCAGTCCGTCCACGCATTATGGAAGCAGAGATTATCCATATGATTGATAATCTGGATGCAAGCATGATGATGATGTCAACAGCTCTGGCTTTGGTGGATAAAGGAGAGATGACCAATAAAATCTTCGCTATGGACAATCGTTCCTTCTATAAACCAGATTTAGATTAA
- the rmuC gene encoding DNA recombination protein RmuC: MESLLVLLLIANLAGLFLIWQRQDKQEKHLSKSLEDQADHLSDQLDYRFEQARQASQLDQKDLEVAVSDRLQEVRIELHQGLTQVRQEMTENLLQTRDKTDQRLQALQESNEQRLEQMRQTVEEKLEKTLQTRLQASFETVSKQLESVNRGLGEMQTVARDVGALNKVLSGTKTRGILGELQLGQIIEDIMTPAQYEREYATVENSSERVEYAIKLPGQGDQEYVYLPIDSKFPLADYYRLEEAYEAGDKDEIERCRKSLLASVKRFAKDIKSKYIAPPRTTNFGVLFVPTEGLYSEIVRNPVFFDDLRREEQIIVAGPSTLSALLNSLSVGFKTLNIQKSADHISKTLASVKTEFGKFGGILVKAQKHLQHASGNIDELLNRRTTAIERTLRHIELSEGEPALDLLHFQEDEEEYED; encoded by the coding sequence ATGGAAAGTTTACTTGTTCTATTATTGATTGCCAACCTTGCTGGCCTCTTTCTGATTTGGCAAAGGCAGGATAAGCAGGAGAAACACCTAAGCAAGAGCTTGGAGGATCAGGCAGATCACTTGTCAGACCAGTTGGACTACCGCTTTGAACAAGCCCGACAAGCCAGTCAGTTGGACCAAAAAGATTTGGAAGTGGCTGTCAGTGACCGTTTGCAAGAAGTGCGAATCGAGTTGCACCAAGGCTTAACTCAGGTCCGTCAAGAAATGACGGAGAATCTCCTCCAAACCAGGGATAAGACTGACCAACGTCTCCAAGCCCTGCAGGAATCAAATGAGCAACGTTTGGAACAAATGCGCCAGACAGTCGAGGAAAAACTAGAAAAGACCTTGCAGACACGCTTACAAGCCTCCTTCGAGACAGTTTCCAAACAACTGGAGTCTGTCAATCGTGGTCTTGGAGAAATGCAGACAGTTGCCCGCGATGTCGGAGCCCTCAACAAGGTTCTCTCTGGAACCAAAACGCGAGGGATTCTGGGAGAATTGCAACTGGGGCAAATCATCGAAGACATCATGACACCTGCCCAGTACGAACGAGAATACGCAACGGTTGAAAACTCTAGTGAACGAGTGGAGTATGCCATCAAGTTGCCTGGACAGGGTGACCAGGAATATGTCTACTTACCGATTGACTCCAAGTTTCCACTGGCAGATTATTACCGCTTAGAAGAAGCCTATGAAGCGGGTGACAAGGACGAGATCGAACGCTGTCGTAAGTCGCTCCTAGCCAGCGTCAAACGCTTTGCCAAGGATATCAAGAGCAAGTACATAGCACCGCCTCGGACTACCAATTTTGGAGTTTTGTTTGTTCCGACAGAAGGTCTCTACTCAGAAATCGTCCGCAATCCGGTCTTCTTTGATGACTTGAGACGGGAAGAGCAGATTATTGTCGCAGGTCCAAGTACCCTATCAGCTCTTCTCAATTCCCTATCAGTTGGTTTCAAAACCCTTAATATCCAAAAGAGTGCTGACCATATTAGTAAGACTCTTGCTAGTGTTAAGACCGAGTTTGGCAAGTTTGGTGGCATTCTGGTCAAGGCACAAAAACACCTCCAACATGCCTCTGGCAATATTGATGAACTATTAAACCGTCGTACCACAGCTATCGAGCGGACGCTCCGTCACATTGAGTTGTCAGAAGGTGAGCCTGCGCTTGATCTACTCCATTTCCAAGAAGATGAGGAAGAATATGAAGATTAG